Proteins encoded together in one Juglans regia cultivar Chandler chromosome 9, Walnut 2.0, whole genome shotgun sequence window:
- the LOC108992238 gene encoding 21.7 kDa class VI heat shock protein-like has translation MASRKQLDVHRGDQNPQKWRISLGEDVFKSFLSQGCPTVHKVFDEGSFFSPLLFGKFFDPSDAFPLWEFESDILLSNLRSSGQSTVDWFQSDQEYVLKADLPGSGNNVQVFVDKGKVVEISGQWRQQRESKIQDWRSGHWWEYGYVRRLELPEDAADWRKIEAYVDNDVHLEIRIPKDLLDGNPQGNAIVAAKDSEGGVN, from the exons ATGGCGAGTCGCAAACAGCTTGACGTTCATAGAGGTGATCAAAATCCACAGAAATGGCGTATCTCACTAGGGGAAGACGTCTTCAAGAGCTTCCTCTCCCAGGGTTGTCCAACAGTGCACAAGGTTTTCGACGAAGGGTCATTTTTCAGTCCACTCTTGTTCGGAAAATTCTTTGATCCTTCAGATGCTTTCCCTCTATGGGAGTTTGAGTCTGATATCTTGTTATCGAATCTTCGGAGCTCTGGTCAAAGCACTGTTGATTGGTTTCAGAGCGATCAAGAATACGTACTTAAAGCAGATCTACCAG GAAGCGGGAATAATGTTCAAGTCTTCGTTGATAAAGGGAAGGTTGTTGAAATTAGTGGGCAGTGGAGGCAGCAAAGGGAGTCCAAGATACAGGACTGGAGAAGTGGGCATTGGTGGGAATATGGGTACGTTCGGAGGCTTGAGCTGCCAGAAGATGCCGCGGATTGGAGGAAGATAGAGGCGTATGTGGATAACGATGTACACTTAGAGATTAGAATTCCCAAGGACCTTTTGGATGGTAATCCTCAAGGAAATGCAATTGTGGCTGCTAAAGATTCTGAAGGCGGTGtaaattaa